Proteins found in one Sorghum bicolor cultivar BTx623 chromosome 1, Sorghum_bicolor_NCBIv3, whole genome shotgun sequence genomic segment:
- the LOC8078813 gene encoding ethylene-responsive transcription factor ERF014, translated as MVKNPGSNGVLTATAFSDNKLARPESGVVGNGKAAARPYKGVRMRSWGSWVSEIRAPNQKRRIWLGSYATPEAAARAYDAALLCLKGSDAVLNFPATSTSSSASASSSHRRADKDDDPAAGGGMSPRSIQRAAAAAAAAIDADAGGISADDRCSSSACAMTPTSASLSSTQGSSDHVRQEQHATTTSPAAASTGSPPEGEELWTDLEAFASPKFMDLVDTGAAAPFSSTWEEPEDDGELMRLWSFC; from the coding sequence ATGGTGAAGAACCCAGGCAGCAATGGCGTCCTCACGGCGACCGCCTTTTCTGACAACAAGCTGGCCAGGCCGGAGAGCGGCGTAGTTGGCAATGGCAAGGCGGCGGCGAGGCCGTACAAGGGGGTGCGGATGCGGAGCTGGGGGTCGTGGGTGTCGGAGATCAGGGCGCCCAACCAGAAGCGCCGGATCTGGCTCGGCTCCTACGCCACGCCcgaggccgcggcgcgcgccTACGACGCCGCGCTGCTCTGCCTCAAGGGCTCCGACGCCGTCCTCAACTTCCCCGCCACCTCAACCTCCTCGTCCGCGTCCGCGTCCTCGTCCCACCGGCGTGCTGACAAGGACGACGACCCGGCTGCCGGCGGTGGCATGTCACCGAGGTCCATCcagcgcgccgcggccgcggctgCCGCTGCGAtcgacgccgacgccggcggCATCAGCGCCGACGACAGGTGCTCTTCCAGCGCCTGCGCGATGACGCCGACGTCTGCCTCGCTGTCGTCGACGCAGGGCAGCAGCGATCACGTCCGCCAGGAGCAGCACGCGACGACGACATCGCCCGCCGCGGCCAGCACCGGCTCGCCGCCCGAGGGAGAGGAGCTGTGGACGGACCTGGAGGCGTTCGCCTCGCCCAAGTTCATGGATCTGGTGGAcaccggcgccgccgcgccgttcTCGTCGACGTGGGAGGAGCCCGAGGACGACGGCGAGTTGATGAGGCTGTGGAGTTTCTGCTAG
- the LOC8054296 gene encoding vacuolar protein sorting-associated protein 9A, which produces MEGNADASSTAPLAWHDFLERMRQPSAAEFVKSIKSFIVTFSNRAPDPEKDSAAVQEFLENMEGAFRAHTPWAGSSEEELESAGEGLEKYVMTKLFNRVFASVPEDVKSDEELFEKMSLLQQFIRPENLDIKPEYQNETSWLLAQKELQKINMYKAPRDKLACILNCCKVINNLLLNASIVSNENPPGADEFLPVLIYVTIKANPPQLHSNLLYIQRYRRQTRLVSEAQYFFTNILSAESFIWNIDGESLSMNELDFQRKMDSARERLLGLSADSENQDSQANPDVQDWKSQNLKANRNSDASLSLKDHVQGSGQDMRRDSDVTVSGKHVEQVQSVSDLEKKGAAELLNEDDLNKKFQEYPFLFARAGDLTVADVESLLNSYKQLVLRYVALAQGMGVSPETTLARSGQTSDLVVSEDPDNLNSVVNDNEKKVDDVISENHHSEAVDTEASEQMTQKTAVDSSDDLKVSA; this is translated from the exons ATGGAGGGGAACGCCGACGcctcttcgacggcgccgctggCTTGGCACGACTTCCTCGAGCGGATGCGCCAGCCTTCCGCCGCCGAGTTCGTCAAGTCCATTAAAAG CTTTATTGTGACATTCTCAAACAGAGCTCCTGATCCAGAGAAAGATAGTGCTGCTGTCCAGGAGTTCCTGGAAAACATGGAAGGGGCATTCAgagcccacactccttgggcggGCAGTTCAGAGGAAGAACTTGAGAGCGCTGGTGAG GGACTTGAGAAGTATGTTATGACAAAGCTGTTTAATCGGGTATTTGCTTCAGTCCCAGAAGATGTGAAGAGTGATGAAgaactttttgagaaaatgtctTTGCTACAGCAATTTATAAGGCCTGAAAACTTGGATATAAAACCAGAGTACCAGAATGAAACATCCTGGCTG CTCGCACAGAAGGAGCTGCAGAAAATAAACATGTATAAAGCTCCAAGGGATAAGCTTGCCTGCATTCTGAACTGCTGTAAAGTTATTAATAACTTACTCTTAAATGCTTCGATTGTGTCCAATGAAAACCCCCCTGGCGCTGATGAATTTCTTCCGGTCCTCATCTATGTCACCATAAAG GCTAATCCTCCGCAGCTCCACTCAAATCTTTTGTACATACAAAGATATAGACGGCAAACACGATTGGTGTCAGAGGCTCAATACTTTTTCACAAACATATTGTCTGCTGAGTCTTTCATATGGAACATTGATGGGGAATCATTATCCATGAATGAACTGGATTTTCAAAGGAAGATGGATTCGGCAAGGGAACGTTTGTTGGGGTTATCAGCTGACTCAGAAAACCAGGATAGTCAAGCCAATCCTGATGTCCAAGATTGGAAATCACAAAATCTTAAAGCTAACAGGAATTCTGATGCCAGCTTATCTTTGAAAGATCACGTCCAAGGTTCAGGACAGGATATGAGAAGGGACAGCGATGTGACTGTGAGTGGTAAACATGTTGAGCAGGTGCAATCTGTTTCTGATTTAGAGAAGAAAGGAGCAGCAGAGCTCCTCAATGAAGATGATTTGAACAAAAAATTCCAGGAGTACCCCTTCCTGTTTGCCCGTGCTGGTGATCTGACCGTTGCTGATGTAGAAAGCCTTTTGAATTCATACAAGCAACTAGTACTTCGGTATGTAGCACTTGCACAAGGTATGGGTGTCAGCCCTGAAACCACTCTTGCTCGGAGCGGGCAGACATCTGATCTTGTAGTGTCTGAGGACCCAGATAATTTGAATAGCGTGGTAAATGACAATGAGAAAAAAGTTGATGATGTTATAAGTGAAAATCATCATTCAGAAGCGGTTGACACAGAAGCATCTGAACAAATGACCCAGAAAACTGCAGTTGATTCCAGTGATGATCTGAAGGTATCAGCCTGA